In Prunus dulcis chromosome 1, ALMONDv2, whole genome shotgun sequence, the following are encoded in one genomic region:
- the LOC117615980 gene encoding premnaspirodiene oxygenase-like: protein MFIMYQIQVPSLHLFTSLVILVTLIICWKRFKSLTVRAPILRLPPGPWKLPLIGNLHNLTGSLRHSLRDLAKKHGPIMHLKLGQVSAIVISSPELAKQVLKTHETAAFSQRPTILAVEVLFYNFSGIIFSPCNEYWRQMRKICVLELLSAKRVQSFSLIREEEAWNLVESISLSQGQPINLSEMIFSMQVSIIARSALGKKCKYQQEFGSLIKEAFILGEVLSLPDLFPSLKFLRHITRTKPALEKIHRKIDRILDEIIDDHHELKTVKTNIVAPSTTSNDEVLQEGLVHVLLQLQESGGLQFDLTTNHIKAVILDMYLAGAETSATTTEWAISELVKNPTAMEKAQAEVRHLLAGKRKSILEEDIKKLDYLKLVIKETLRLHPPAPLIPREATQRIKIGGYDIPTEAKVLINAWEIGRDPKHWDNADCFLPERFQGSSIDFRGTNFELIPFGAGKRICPGISFGIASVELALSQLLYYFNWKLPNGKKVEELDMTESLGMTPRRRNDLFVIATPFVPS from the exons ATGTTCATAATGTACCAAATCCAAGTTCCGTCTCTACACCTCTTTACTTCTTTGGTCATCCTAGTTACCCTAATTATATGTTGGAAGAGATTTAAATCCCTTACAGTTAGAGCACCAATTCTTAGGCTGCCTCCAGGGCCATGGAAGCTACCTCTGATTGGAAACTTGCACAATTTGACTGGCTCTTTACGTCACAGCCTAAGAGACTTGGCCAAGAAACATGGACCCATCATGCACCTCAAGCTGGGGCAAGTATCAGCCATTGTCATTTCATCACCAGAGTTAGCCAAACAAGTCTTGAAGACTCATGAGACTGCAGCTTTCTCACAAAGGCCTACCATTCTTGCCGTTGAAGTTTTGTTCTATAATTTCTCAGGCATCATCTTTAGCCCTTGTAATGAGTATTGGAGGCAGATGAGGAAGATTTGTGTTTTGGAGCTTCTAAGCGCGAAGCGTGTGCAGTCATTTTCATTGAtaagagaagaagaggcaTGGAACCTTGTTGAATCAATTAGCTTGTCGCAGGGCCAACCCATCAATCTCAGTGAGATGATTTTCTCCATGCAAGTCAGCATCATTGCCCGTTCAGCCTTGGgaaaaaaatgcaaatacCAACAAGAGTTTGGATCATTGATTAAGGAGGCATTCATCCTTGGAGAAGTCCTCTCTTTGCCTGATTTGTTCCCTTCCCTCAAATTCCTCCGTCACATCACAAGGACGAAGCCTGCACTGGAGAAGATACACCGGAAGATTGACAGAATTCTTGATGAAATCATTGATGATCATCATGAGTTGAAAACAGTAAAGACCAATATTGTTGCACCTAGCACCACCAGCAATGATGAAGTATTGCAGGAAGGTCTAGTTCATGTGCTTCTACAACTTCAGGAGTCTGGTGGCCTCCAATTTGATCTCACCACCAACCACATAAAAGCTGTCATCCTG GACATGTACTTGGCAGGAGCTGAGACTTCAGCAACAACCACAGAATGGGCAATATCAGAACTTGTGAAAAATCCAACAGCAATGGAGAAAGCACAAGCTGAGGTACGGCACCTGCTTGCAGGAAAGAGGAAAAGTATTTTAGAGGAAGACATTAAGAAACTAGACTACTTGAAGTTAGTCATAAAAGAAACTCTACGGCTACACCCTCCAGCTCCCTTAATTCCAAGAGAAGCAACTCAAAGAATCAAAATTGGAGGATATGATATACCTACAGAAGCCAAAGTTCTGATCAATGCTTGGGAAATTGGGAGAGACCCAAAACACTGGGACAATGCTGATTGCTTTCTACCTGAAAGGTTTCAAGGTTCATCCATCGATTTTCGAGGGACCAACTTCGAATTAATTCCATTTGGGGCTGGTAAGAGAATATGTCCAGGCATCTCATTTGGAATTGCATCGGTTGAGCTTGCACTTTCTCAACTGCTCTACTACTTCAACTGGAAACTCCCAAATGGGAAAAAGGTAGAAGAGCTTGACATGACTGAGTCTTTGGGAATGACCCCTAGGAGGAGGAATGACTTGTTTGTTATCGCCACTCCCTTCGTTCCGTCGTAA
- the LOC117612594 gene encoding replication factor C subunit 2: MAPLVQSSQPWVEKYRPKQVKDVAQQDEVVRVLTNTLETSNCPHMLFYGPPGTGKTTTALAIAHQLFGPELYKSRVLELNASDDRGINVVRTKIKDFAAVAVGSAHRQGGYPCPPFKIIILDEADSMTEDAQNALRRTMETYSKVTRFFFICNYISRIIEPLASRCAKFRFKPLSEEIMISRILHICQEEGLNLDPEVLSTLSSISQGDLRRAITYLQSAARLFGSSVSKKELISVSGVIPEEVVESFFAACSGDNFDLANKEVNNVIAEGYPVSQMLSQLFEVVVESDDISDEQKARICKKMGEADKRLVDGADEYLQLLDVASSVMRAMCNMPEDFS; the protein is encoded by the exons ATGGCGCCACTGGTGCAAAGCTCTCAACCATGGGTCGAAAAATA TCGGCCGAAGCAAGTGAAAGATGTGGCTCAGCAGGACGAGGTGGTTCGGGTCCTCACCAACACCCTCGAGACCTCAAAT tGTCCGCACATGCTCTTCTACGGTCCACCGGGCACCGGAAAAACCACCACTGCTCTCGCCATTGCCCACCAGCTTTTCGG ACCTGAACTCTACAAGTCTAGAGTGTTGGAGCTCAATGCAAGTGACGATCGTGGGATCAATGTTGTTCGGACAAAGATCAAAGATTTTGCTGCTGTGGCTGTGGGTTCTGCTCACCGTCAAGG GGGTTACCCTTGCCCACCATTTAAGATCATTATCCTAGATGAGGCGGATTCAATGACAGAAGATGCTCAG AATGCTCTAAGACGTACAATGGAAACCTACTCCAAAGTCACaagattcttttttatatgtaATTATATCAGCAG GATCATAGAGCCACTTGCTTCGAGATGTGCAAAGTTTAGGTTTAAGCCACTTTCAGAAGAAATCATGATCAGCCGCATATTGCATATTTGCCAAGAAGAAGGTCTCAACCTAGATCCAGAG GTTCTGTCAACACTAAGTTCTATCTCACAAGGTGATCTTCGTCGGGCTATTACATACTTGCAG TCAGCTGCGCGCTTATTTGGATCTTCCGTTTCTAAGAAGGAGCTGATTAGTGTCTCTGGG GTAATCCCGGAGGAGGTTGTCGAGTCATTTTTTGCTGCCTGCAGTGGTGATAACTTTGATTTGGCAAACAAGGAAGTCAACAATGTAATCGCAGAGGGATATCCAGTCTCTCAGATGCTTTCACAG TTATTTGAGGTGGTGGTTGAATCAGATGACATATCAGATGAACAGAAGGctagaatatgcaaaaaaatGGGTGAAGCAGATAAG CGTCTCGTTGACGGTGCTGACGAGTACTTGCAGCTGCTTGATGTTGCCAGCAGTGTAATGCGAGCTATGTGTAACATGCCCGAAGATTTCTCTTAG